Proteins from one Cryptomeria japonica chromosome 4, Sugi_1.0, whole genome shotgun sequence genomic window:
- the LOC131070171 gene encoding cyanidin-3-O-glucoside 2-O-glucuronosyltransferase gives MEEGYQNNRDEQLHVLMFPWLAHGHISAYAELSIRLAQQGTKVSFFSTPLNIAKIKPLFASRQIPSIQLLQIPLPKVAGLPPEIESTSNLPKHLTHLFDRALDGLEAPFEKLLADICPDCVIFDFMQWWAGRAAAKFGAASIAFSTFGATFISWGMHPVWRQYKNGLTAEDLVEEPRDYPSRSVTLRLYEAAGALFVHSAPEPGAISYPERCLRGLDACDIVAVKTCAELEGKYVEYFGKVTGKPVVPLGPLLSPHVSERNADSDVMTWLDKQSPSSVVYVSFGSQCFLSREEIAEVALGLEASWQPFLWALDSDSFWVPEGFVERVGERGVVVRGWVPQREILVHPSIVGFMTHCGWNSVMEGMSNGLSFIASPMQFDQCHNARLVVEELKAGVEVGRGKDGVFQREEICKAVRMITEDEGKEIRAKAREIGQMFKNKILKDEGTQDEYMTQFVKHLELLKANGKLRTDKEIRH, from the coding sequence ATGGAGGAGGGTTATCAAAATAATCGCGATGAACAACTGCACGTCCTAATGTTCCCGTGGTTAGCCCACGGTCACATCTCCGCTTACGCAGAGCTCTCCATCAGGCTTGCACAGCAAGGCACTAAAGTTTCCTTCTTTTCAACGCCGCTAAATATAGCAAAGATCAAGCCTCTGTTTGCAAGCCGCCAGATCCCAAGCATTCAACTGTTGCAGATACCCCTGCCAAAAGTAGCGGGACTTCCACCAGAGATAGAGAGCACCTCAAATCTGCCAAAGCATTTGACCCATCTGTTTGACAGAGCCCTGGATGGATTAGAAGCCCCATTCGAAAAGCTTTTAGCGGATATTTGTCCGGACTGCGTGATCTTTGACTTCATGCAGTGGTGGGCGGGGAGAGCCGCCGCCAAATTTGGCGCAGCTTCTATCGCTTTCTCTACATTTGGTGCCACTTTTATCAGCTGGGGAATGCATCCTGTTTGGCGGCAGTACAAGAACGGACTTACGGCGGAGGATCTGGTGGAAGAGCCAAGAGACTATCCTTCGCGGTCGGTCACATTGAGGCTGTATGAAGCGGCGGGGGCTTTATTTGTCCACAGTGCCCCAGAACCAGGTGCTATCAGTTACCCTGAGCGCTGCTTACGTGGCTTAGACGCCTGTGACATCGTGGCTGTCAAAACGTGCGCTGAGCTGGAGGGCAAGTATGTTGAGTATTTTGGGAAGGTGACTGGGAAACCAGTTGTTCCGCTTGGTCCTCTCTTGTCACCGCACGTGTCAGAAAGAAATGCTGACTCGGATGTGATGACGTGGCTGGACAAACAGTCGCCGAGCTCTGTAGTCTATGTGTCGTTTGGGAGCCAGTGCTTTTTAAGCAGGGAAGAGATTGCTGAGGTGGCATTGGGATTGGAAGCCAGCTGGCAGCCCTTCTTGTGGGCCCTCGATAGTGATTCATTTTGGGTTCCAGAAGGCTTTGTAGAGAGGGTTGGGGAAAGGGGTGTGGTTGTTAGAGGATGGGTTCCACAGAGGGAGATACTAGTTCATCCTAGTATTGTGGGTTTTATGACTCACTGTGGGTGGAATTCTGTAATGGAAGGAATGAGCAATGGTTTGTCTTTTATAGCTTCACCTATGCAGTTTGATCAATGTCATAATGCAAGGTTGGTTGTAGAGGAATTGAAGGCGGGTGTTGAAGTTGGGCGAGGAAAGGATGGGGTTTTTCAAAGGGAGGAAATTTGTAAAGCTGTGAGGATGATTACAGAGGATGAAGGGAAAGAGATTAGGGCAAAGGCAAGGGAAATTGGTCAAATGTTCAAGAACAAAATATTGAAGGATGAAGGAACTCAAGATGAGTATATGACTCAATTTGTAAAGCACTTGGAGCTCCTCAAGGCTAATGGGAAGCTTAGAACAGACAAGGAAATCCGACATTAA